The Alicyclobacillus macrosporangiidus CPP55 genome segment TCCTGTGCGTCGGAGAGGACCTGCGCGAGCGGCAGTTGGGACACACCGAGCGCGTGGTCGAGCGGCAGACGAAGGCCGCGCTGGCGGGGGTCGATGCGGGCCGGGCCGGCGAAGTGGTGATCGCGTACGAGCCGGTGTGGGCCATCGGCAGCGGCCAGACGCCGGCACCGGAGGACGCGCAGCGGGTGGTCGCGCACATTCGCCGCGTGATCGAACAGGAAAAAGGGAAGGAAGCGGCCGAGCGGGTAAGGATCCTGTACGGGGGAAGCGTCACGGCCGACAACATCGCGGGATTCACCGCGCAGCCGGACATCGACGGAGCGCTGGTCGGCGGGGCGAGCCTCGATCCCGACGGATTCGTCCGCATGGCCAAAGCCATCACGAAAGGGGCGAGCGCATGACGGTCGGGCAGCACACCTGGTCGAGCGATCCGTTTGAGCGGCGGCGGCCGCCCTCGGGTGTCGGGATGGTGGCGCTCATCATCCTGGACGGCTTCGGCCTGCGCGAGGAGACATACGGAAACGCGGTGGCGCAGGCGCGAAAGCCGGTGTTCGACGCCCTGTGGGCGAAGTACCCGCACACGACGCTCAAGGCGAGCGAGGAGGCGGTGGGGCTTCCGGAGGGGCAGTTCGGCAACTCGGAGGTCGGCCACTCCAACATCGGCGCCGGGCGTATCCTCTACCAGGACCTGACGCGCATCAACAAGGACATCGAGACGGGCGCGTTTTTCGAGAACCCGGCCCTGCGCGGGGCGATGGAGCACGTCCTCCGCAACGGGACGGCGTTGCACCTGTACGGGCTGGTGTCGGACGGGGGCGTTCACAGCCACGTCCGGCACCTTCTGGCGCTGCTGCAGATGGCCCACCGGATGCGGGTACCAAAGGTGTTCGTGCACGCGTTTCTCGACGGGCGTGATGTCGATCCGCATTCGGGACGGCAGGACATCGAGCGGCTGATGGCCGAGATGGAGAACCTGGGCATCGGGCGCATCGCGACCATCCAGGGGCGTTACTATGCCATGGATCGGGACAACCGTTGGGAGCGCACGGAGAAGGCGTACCGCGCGATGGTGTACGGAGAGGGCGAGCGGGCGACCGATCCCCTGCAGGCCCTGGAGGACAGCTATCGCAAGAGCATTACGGACGAGTTCGTCCTCCCGACCGTCATCGTCGGTGAGGATGGCAAACCGGTGGGGCTGATTCAGGATGGCGACGCGGTCATCATGTTCAACTTCCGGCCCGACCGGGCCATCCAGATCTCCAGGGTGTTTACCAATGAAGATTTCCGCGAGTTCGATCGCGGACCCAAGTTCCCGCACGTGCACTACGTGTGCATGACGAAGTTCAGCGAGCTGGTCGGCGGGACGGTCGCGTACCAGCCTGTGAATTTGGACAAC includes the following:
- the tpiA gene encoding triose-phosphate isomerase — its product is MTRRQLLAGNWKMNKTVAEARAFAEAIGRQADTFEGEADFAVCPPFTALHVLRVTLPARVALGAQNVYFEPKGAFTGEVSTDMLAEAGVRYVIVGHSERRHLFGETDALVRKKLEAVLGAGMTPILCVGEDLRERQLGHTERVVERQTKAALAGVDAGRAGEVVIAYEPVWAIGSGQTPAPEDAQRVVAHIRRVIEQEKGKEAAERVRILYGGSVTADNIAGFTAQPDIDGALVGGASLDPDGFVRMAKAITKGASA
- the gpmI gene encoding 2,3-bisphosphoglycerate-independent phosphoglycerate mutase, yielding MVALIILDGFGLREETYGNAVAQARKPVFDALWAKYPHTTLKASEEAVGLPEGQFGNSEVGHSNIGAGRILYQDLTRINKDIETGAFFENPALRGAMEHVLRNGTALHLYGLVSDGGVHSHVRHLLALLQMAHRMRVPKVFVHAFLDGRDVDPHSGRQDIERLMAEMENLGIGRIATIQGRYYAMDRDNRWERTEKAYRAMVYGEGERATDPLQALEDSYRKSITDEFVLPTVIVGEDGKPVGLIQDGDAVIMFNFRPDRAIQISRVFTNEDFREFDRGPKFPHVHYVCMTKFSELVGGTVAYQPVNLDNTAGEVFAQNGLRQLRIAETEKYPHVTFFFSGGREDPFPGEERVLIPSPKVATYDLKPEMSAYEVADAAVERIRSGEIDVMILNFANPDMVGHTGVMEAAVKAVEAVDECLGKVVDAVLAQGGIALVTADHGNADIMINPDGGPCTTHTLSRVPLIVTKPGIALEEGILADLAPTMLDLLGVAQPKEMTGHSLIV